The Fervidibacillus albus genome contains a region encoding:
- a CDS encoding aspartate aminotransferase family protein, with protein sequence MAAFNVPSNVYSFFHRTEMSRAWVKKAMDIMPGGVTANIKSFPPYPIVMKSGHGAYLEDVDGNEYIDYLLAYGALLVGHNHPKIKESIVRQMEEDGTNLFGTPHEREYRLGKRIQSYYPSMEMVRYTNSGTEGTLLAIRLASSYTGKQKIAKFEGHYHGGYDQVLFSIHPDDQNAGPAHAPKPVAESKGIDPNYEKNIVILPFNDLKGTEAILKAHKDELSAVIIEPMQGGFIPATRSFIHGLRKITERYGIILIFDEVKTGFRIGIGGAQSFYNIQPDLTVLGKVIGGGFPIGIVGGRKDILMECSPSRSANLLGGGTNVLFHSGTYNGHPTILAVAEAVLDILEEDGKAVLKRTEQLKKELEDLFRKRGIPMNALGEGTIFSIVLSEKIVKNDRELQTTNLSLRKKIDYLLLNEGIYTKPMNRYSLSVAHGEREIERTLEAYQNVLYKKL encoded by the coding sequence TTGGCGGCCTTCAATGTCCCTTCGAATGTTTATTCATTTTTTCATCGAACGGAAATGTCACGAGCATGGGTGAAAAAGGCGATGGATATCATGCCGGGTGGGGTCACGGCTAACATTAAATCGTTCCCTCCGTATCCAATTGTTATGAAAAGCGGTCACGGGGCATATTTAGAAGATGTGGATGGAAACGAATATATCGACTATTTGCTCGCTTATGGGGCCCTTTTAGTCGGTCATAATCATCCGAAAATAAAAGAAAGTATTGTGAGACAAATGGAAGAAGATGGAACGAATTTATTCGGAACGCCCCATGAACGGGAATATCGATTAGGAAAACGAATTCAATCGTATTATCCGAGTATGGAAATGGTTCGTTATACGAATTCGGGAACAGAAGGGACGCTTTTAGCCATCCGATTGGCTTCTAGTTATACAGGCAAACAGAAAATTGCCAAATTCGAAGGGCATTATCACGGCGGATACGATCAAGTATTATTTAGCATTCATCCGGATGATCAAAATGCCGGTCCTGCCCATGCGCCGAAACCGGTAGCAGAATCGAAGGGAATAGACCCGAATTACGAAAAAAACATCGTCATTTTACCATTTAATGATTTAAAGGGGACGGAAGCTATTTTAAAGGCTCATAAGGATGAATTGTCCGCTGTAATTATCGAACCGATGCAAGGCGGTTTTATTCCAGCTACCCGTTCTTTTATCCACGGTTTACGAAAAATTACCGAGCGATACGGAATCATCCTTATTTTTGATGAAGTAAAAACGGGTTTTCGAATCGGAATCGGTGGTGCCCAATCGTTTTATAACATTCAACCCGATTTAACTGTTCTTGGCAAAGTGATTGGTGGTGGATTTCCGATTGGTATCGTCGGTGGGCGAAAGGATATTTTGATGGAATGTAGTCCAAGTCGTTCCGCTAACCTACTTGGAGGGGGGACGAATGTTTTATTTCATAGCGGGACGTATAATGGTCATCCGACGATTTTAGCGGTGGCTGAAGCGGTATTGGATATTTTAGAAGAAGATGGGAAAGCGGTGTTGAAACGGACAGAACAATTAAAGAAAGAGTTGGAAGATCTATTCCGCAAAAGAGGAATACCAATGAATGCCCTCGGTGAAGGAACTATTTTTAGCATCGTATTATCGGAAAAAATTGTGAAAAATGATCGGGAATTGCAAACTACGAATTTATCATTGAGGAAAAAAATCGATTATCTTTTGTTAAACGAAGGCATTTATACGAAACCGATGAACCGATACAGTTTGTCCGTAGCCCACGGGGAACGGGAAATCGAAAGGACGTTGGAGGCTTACCAAAATGTTTTATATAAAAAGCTGTAA
- a CDS encoding shikimate kinase has translation MDQQNRPIVLIGFMGVGKTSVGKALAKKLNWQWVDIDQRIEQHYEMEISEIFRLYGEHSFREIERELFLESIQHSSTVISTGGGAFLQKAIQEKSLQNGLVIYLDISWDAWTKRLPFLKDRPLLQRKTEVQMKQLFNTRKAIYANHHLKISTDGCEISEIVRNIIDSLENRKEGNQSV, from the coding sequence GTGGATCAACAAAATAGACCGATTGTACTTATCGGATTTATGGGTGTCGGAAAAACTTCGGTTGGAAAAGCACTTGCCAAAAAATTAAACTGGCAATGGGTCGATATCGATCAGAGGATTGAACAACATTACGAAATGGAAATTAGCGAGATTTTTCGCCTTTATGGAGAACATTCATTTCGGGAAATAGAGAGGGAATTGTTTCTAGAATCGATTCAACACTCTTCCACCGTCATTTCCACAGGTGGGGGGGCCTTTTTACAAAAAGCGATTCAAGAAAAAAGTCTTCAGAACGGATTAGTTATTTATTTAGATATTTCTTGGGATGCTTGGACAAAACGATTACCTTTCCTTAAAGATCGACCGCTTCTACAACGGAAAACAGAGGTACAAATGAAACAATTATTTAATACGAGAAAAGCGATTTATGCCAACCATCATTTAAAAATTTCAACGGACGGATGCGAAATTTCAGAAATCGTTCGTAACATCATCGATTCGTTGGAAAATAGAAAAGAAGGGAATCAGTCTGTTTGA
- a CDS encoding lactonase family protein: MTNTTYLGFAGTYTKKESQGIYSFLLDTKEEKIKAVKVAAQTSNPTYVAISNDNEYLYAVAKDGDRGGVGSFKIDHKTAELKELNQLLSEGPSPCHVTVNKKNTVVLSANYHRGTIDAYSAADDGSLQRMIATVQHEGQGLHPERQEKPHVHFAGFTPDERFIVAVDLGTDRLVTYLLADDNLSEVSTLQLQPGSGPRHIVFHPNGRYAYIMTELSSEVIALQYHAETGSFEAIAYVSTIPEDFNENNQGSAIHISQDGKFVYVANRGHNSIALFRVDDETGKVTFVEHTSTEGDWPRDFVLDPSENFIVASNQNSGNLVLFKRDRETGRLTFVHGDVSVPEVVCVKFIHC; the protein is encoded by the coding sequence GTGACTAATACAACATACTTAGGATTTGCTGGAACTTATACGAAAAAGGAAAGTCAAGGAATTTATTCTTTTTTGTTAGATACGAAAGAAGAAAAAATAAAAGCAGTTAAAGTCGCTGCACAAACTTCCAACCCGACATATGTCGCTATTAGTAACGATAACGAATACTTATATGCCGTTGCAAAGGATGGAGATCGCGGGGGAGTGGGATCGTTTAAAATCGATCACAAAACAGCTGAATTGAAGGAGCTAAATCAATTATTGTCAGAAGGACCTTCCCCATGTCACGTAACTGTCAATAAGAAAAATACGGTCGTTCTTAGTGCAAATTATCATAGAGGAACCATCGATGCGTATTCAGCGGCAGATGACGGATCTTTACAACGAATGATCGCAACTGTCCAGCATGAAGGTCAAGGGCTACATCCGGAACGTCAAGAAAAGCCACACGTTCATTTTGCTGGCTTTACTCCCGATGAACGGTTCATTGTCGCCGTTGATTTAGGGACGGATCGCCTTGTAACGTATTTGTTGGCGGACGACAATTTATCGGAAGTTTCCACATTACAACTTCAACCTGGTAGTGGTCCGAGGCATATCGTTTTCCATCCGAACGGTCGGTATGCTTACATTATGACAGAACTAAGTTCAGAAGTAATTGCGTTACAATACCACGCCGAAACCGGTTCCTTTGAAGCTATTGCATATGTGTCGACAATTCCAGAAGATTTTAATGAAAATAATCAAGGAAGTGCGATTCATATTTCTCAAGATGGAAAGTTTGTCTATGTGGCAAACCGGGGGCATAATAGTATCGCTCTTTTCCGAGTAGATGACGAGACGGGAAAAGTGACCTTTGTCGAACATACATCGACGGAAGGAGACTGGCCAAGGGATTTCGTGTTAGACCCGTCTGAAAATTTCATCGTTGCATCCAATCAAAACTCGGGAAATCTCGTTTTATTTAAAAGGGACCGGGAAACGGGAAGATTAACATTCGTTCATGGAGATGTATCTGTTCCTGAAGTCGTCTGTGTAAAATTTATCCATTGTTAA
- a CDS encoding antibiotic biosynthesis monooxygenase, translating to MFIVTRKMTVKEGYAEQVANNFNPPSVLLEQDGFVDIKILVKQVRRGEEEVLILITWESEQHWKNWEKSDAHIAQHRKKRNEPKPDYLINFEVARYELKGVKKAVQAN from the coding sequence TTGTTTATTGTTACAAGGAAAATGACGGTAAAAGAAGGATACGCTGAACAAGTAGCAAATAATTTTAATCCACCGAGTGTGCTATTAGAACAAGATGGTTTCGTTGATATTAAAATTTTAGTGAAACAAGTGAGGCGTGGCGAGGAAGAAGTATTAATTTTAATCACTTGGGAATCAGAACAACACTGGAAAAATTGGGAAAAAAGTGATGCCCATATCGCCCAACATAGAAAGAAAAGAAATGAGCCTAAACCGGATTATTTAATTAACTTTGAAGTCGCTCGTTATGAACTCAAGGGTGTGAAAAAAGCCGTTCAAGCAAATTAA